The Chiloscyllium plagiosum isolate BGI_BamShark_2017 chromosome 38, ASM401019v2, whole genome shotgun sequence genome segment tgtctctacttcctcagaaggctaaggaaatttggcatgtccacaaagactcttaccaaatgttatagatgcaccacagaaagtacCTTATCTGGAAACATTTCAGcatagtatggcaactgctcttcccaagactaaATAAACTGCAGAGAGTCCTgaacccagcccagtccatcacacaaaccagccttccatccattggctccacctatacttcccactgcctcgggaaagcaaccaacataatcataGACCCTTCCttccctggttatactctcttccaccctcttccgtcaggcacAAGATATGGAAGTTTGAATACGTGtccaaatagattcaagaacagcttcttccccgctgttatcagtctcttgaatggacctttcaaacgTTCATTCTGGTATCTTTTTCTGCATctcttctgcagctgtaacactgtattctgcactctgttttgCTCCCCTGAAGCATTTTGTGTGgaacaatctgcctgtatagtaTGGAAACCAACACTTCTCACTGTGACCAGAATAAATCAATTAATCAGGAATATCTGTCGCTCACGCCTCTCATCCACCCAAGGAAAAGTCTTGATCGGTGAACATCTGAAGTCCTAATTAACGTGGATTTTACATGAATTAATTTGAGTATTAACATGGGCCAAACAGATCTAATCAGACTTAAAACCAAAGTACTGCGGTTGCTGGAAcagcagagggaaaaaaaaatcaaagtgcaGATCCACCAACATctgtggaggggggggggaacaACGTTAACAGGCCAGTGGGTCGTTTTGGATGAGACGTGAGGAACTCAAGCCGTGAACATTGTATTTCCTTCCTGTCAATGTTGGAGCAAACTGTAGAATGGTTCTGAATACAAAGGTGGTAGACGCTCTTAACACACAAATGCATGAGGGCCCCAACGCTGTAACGATGAAGGGAGTCAACTATAaatgattgggggggggggggggcacgctGGTGATAACGTTTcttgtcctgcattttgtttttgttttaacataCACAGTGATGTCTTTATTTGATGCTCCCACTCAATTACCCTCAAGACACCAACAGCAGAAACCCGACAGCCTAAGAGTTTGTGGTAAGCCCTTCCAGCGATTCAGGGAGCGCTGAGCCTTTCCTAACGAACACTTCCCCTCTGTCTCCAGCTGTTCCCCGCTCAGTAAGTAATTCATCGAGCTGTCTGATCCCGGCGATATGCCACTGCTACCAACCACCACGTTCTCTATTTTAACTGGCATCTTAGAGACGGAATTAACACCGTTACCGGGTGGTTTAAATCCTTGCCCGCAAGATTACTCTACAAGGCGGCCCAGCACTCCCACACAAACCCGAGACTGTGCGGAAAACTAACCATCCAAATGAACACAACTGCTCTCTAGTTCAAAACAAATAGTGTCCTGTGTCCTTCCCTGCTCTATATTGGGGAACCAAATTGTATAAAGGGTACCTGAGGAGGCAGTGGCCGTGTGGAGGTAATATCCATTGTTCAGGGGCCGcgtaagttcaaatcccatcatgggagatggtgaagtttgaattcaataaaagtattttttttcagtGGAAAGGCAGTGATGTAATGGTAAAGTCATTTAATCAGTAACGCAGAGCCCCAGGCTAAACTccagggattggggggggggggggggtccacaACCCTCCAGGGCAGATGGCTAAAGTTCCATGTTTAAAGCTGTCATTGAGGTGCAGTGTAATGGCCCTACCTCCAGGCCCGAAGGTCTTGATTCAATCCCCATCTGGGTATATCGTGAACAAATCGATTTCAAAATGAATTTATAAACGTGAAGTGTAAGGAGAAACGACATGTGTGTTTTCAAGTAGGGTTCTTGGAGCGCAGGTTGAGCACATCCCTACTGGAGAGGCGTGTGTgtgacaacatctctgaacaaagcAAGACCTTCTCTGAGGTTTCAACAAGTTTTGCGAGATCTATACGGGTTTCAGATAATTACAGATTTGAGGGGTTTGGGCTTCAAAAGGGACAAGGAGCTGAGTCGAACAGTCTCAGTGTCTTCCCCTGAGCCTGTTTGAAATTCACAAATCGTTTGACTTGTTCCAGTCTCATAAAGAAGTGTGTAATTTCCTTTGCATTTCAGTTGGACTACATATCAGtatgaaagcaaattactgcggatgctggaatttgaaaccaaaagagaaaatgctggaaaatctcagcaggtctggcagcatttgtaaggagagaaaagagctgacgtttcgaatctaactgaccctttgacccTTATGAGACTGGAACAAGTCAAACGATTTGTGAATTTCAAACACAGGctaacgtcagctcttttctctcctcacagatgctgccagacctgctgagattttccagcattttctcttttggactaCATGTCAGCCCTGAAATAGGGTATGTTCGGTCTGCTCTTGGGTGTcagggttagagtggtgctggaaaagcacagcaaatcaggcagcatcccaggagcagggaaatcgacgtttcgggcaaaagcccttcatgaggagacttgcctgacttgctgtacttttccagcaccactctaatcttgactctaatcttagGCAAATGCAGTACCCACGTTCGCCCTGCTCTCGGGTGTGTTATTTGGTGGAGAGGGAGTTCAGTGAGGGAGAGCTGGATTGGGCAATTAAGAAAAGATTGCCTTTTAGCTATTGTTTGGAGAGGAGACTACAAGACCAAATGACTGAGAAAGGCAGGgtattcacaatttttttttctctctctctatggacTGTCTTGTCATCTTACCTTGGGCATTGGGAATTCACATGCACCCGCGCAGTAATAGGCGTCGAAGGATTTGGGAGATATAATCCACTCGCTCCAGCCAATGTCAGCGAAGTCTACTTTCAGATATCTCCTGGAGCAGGTCCTGGGCTCGTTCCACTGCCTCCTCCTGGCCTTCCGCATGGTTTTCTCATCAAAGCTGAGGACCTGGGAGCGCAGAACCTGGTGTTTGCTGGCTTCCTGTTCCTTCCGCCTCCTCTCCTTGCGGGCCACCTTGGGCTTGAGGGAACGCTCCGCATTTCCCCAGAGATCGTGCTTGTGGTACTGGCTGTACTCCACCCCAGGCAGTTCGTTGTTCTGCAGGGAAGGCGAGGAAAAGTAGGTTTCCCTCCGGACCCGGGAGTCCCTGGAGGCGTTGGGAGACggactggcttcttcctcgttgGAGGGGAACGGCCCGTACCGCTGCAGGGTCAGGCCCACGCTGTTGGGCTCAGAAATCGCCAAGTCATTGGCGTAGATCAAGATGTAGGGTAGGTGGCTGGCTGGGGTGGGactctgcaccttctccccaaAGTCGAGCTGGGCGCTGAGCAGGAGCCTGTCCTGTCTCCGGGCCCCTTTCACAATCTGGGAGATATCATTCAGGCACCACGCCCCCCTCCTTTGGGGTGTCACGGTCAGATTGCCCAGCAGTTTCTCCCAAGGGGAAGAGGGCGAGGAGCTGGTGAAACTCAGCTCCACCGGCTGGCTCTTGTGCAGCGAGAGACACGGCGCGTCCTTGGAGTTTTTGCAGGAAATGTGCCGGTTCCTCCAGCGTTTCTGAACGAAGAAATGCAGGGTAGCGACCAGGATCAGTTCCGACTCTTGGATGGAAGTCAAGTTGAAATAATACAGGATCTGGTGGTCAATAATCTCTGGACAAAAGTAAACCAAAACCAACAAAAATCGGTTAGCTCAAATACAAATCGAAAGGACTGTAAGTCGGAAACAataaacagaaatggctggaaaagctcagcaggtcgggcagcatccgtggagagaaatcagagttaatgttttgggtcgagatTGGAACTGATGAGTGGAGCTCGGAGTATGGGGAATCTCATggtgtggaaagagagagagtcttaagggtcactcgaccctaaaacattaactcggatttctctccacaggcgctgccagacctactgagcttttccagcatttttctgatTCGGTTAACAGATAGAGATTTGACTcgaaatttctctctctctcttacaccaTGAGATCCCCTGTACCCTGAGCTCCACGAAACAGACTAACGCCTTCTGATGAGGGACTGTCAGCTTTTTTAGAAAATTGAGAGGCATAGGAAGTGCCTACCGAATGTGCGTTAGCAGCAATTTTGCAGCGAGTTCTCCCGCTGGTTCGGGAGTGTCGAATTTTAAATAATCTGTCCGTTCCAAACGGGCACAGGCACATGCCTCTCTCTGGGGTAGTTTATTTTAAAGATAGTGCTGAAACGCAGGCTTGTAGCCGGATCTCGGCTTTTGCTTTATTTTGTAAACGACCAAGCAAGCCCAGCCTCGAACCCCCTCCATGAACAACTGCTCAGACGATTCCCAGTTCCTCTGCATCTCACATTCACTGTTTCGGCTAAATTACTTCTCCTAGCCAACATTTCAGACCGAAAGAAAATCCTTTTAGGGGCAGACCCGCTACCTGGTAAATCGAGCTGGAGTAGTTAAAGTAGTTAACGACGGATTGCAGTAATTACCAACTCGGTGACTACGCAACTGGAAAGTGAACAGTTGTCGACGTGCCACTGATGGCCCAGAAAACCGCGTCAAATCTCCCGGGACTTGTTCCCAGAAAGTGCAAAGTCCCAGCCAAACCCCCGGTACCACACGGGACTGTATATCTTTCCAAACCGTCATAgggtcattgagatatacagcatggaaacagatccttcagtccaactcgtccatgctgaccagatatcataaattaatctagtctcatatgccatcacttggcccatatccctctaaacccttcctattccaatgcctcttaaatgttgcaattgtaccagcctccaccacttcctctggcagctcatttcatacacgcaccaccctctgtgtgaaaaagttgccccttaggtcccatttaaatctttcccctaaacctatggcctctagttctggactcctccacctcagggaaaagatcttatctagttatcctattcatgtccctcatgcttttataaacctcggacgctccagggaaagcagccccagcctgttcagcctctccctatagctcagatcctccaaccctggcagcatccttgtaaatcttttctgaaccctttcaagtttcacgacatttGGGGAACAAGCTGTGGGTTTCAGTCCTTGGCTTGGTTATTTGTTGACGCTTGCCGGACACTCCCCTTCAACCCCCCAAATGGGTCACAAGGAGACAACATATCTGCAACTAGCATGTCCTAGTTTGAGTCAGGTTTCTGCAAATGTTAGTTTCTGTggctgaggaagtggaggatacTGAGGGAGTCCGGGTGAAATGCCGTGTAGATGGCGCTGTGATTGACCCTGGTCTCAGTGATTAGAGCCCCTGTCCTGTgtatggggctgggggggggggaaggggttcTGTATTAACAACTAAAGCTCCCCACTCCTGCCTGGTGTACACAATCATTGCACATTTATATCAAATAGCTTCAGTGCACTCCAAATCTCCACCGTGCCAATCGGTTCGACATGTACTGTGATAATTTTTACACTTAGGGAACATATACAAGAGCTTTCCTAACTCCCGCCCCCAGCTCCCGGTATGGCCATCTCTTCAGGCATCTTGAGATTGACCAAGTGTCCTGCCCTCCccaggtatacacacacacacagacagacacactcacactctctctctcacacacacacacacacagacacacacactctgcctGCTCCTTACCCTCTCTCGCCTTGAAGCTCCGCACCGTGTTGCCGTCCCTTGGCCGGTTCCCTTCTCGCTGGTACTTCTCATACAGTTTCAGCATGTGCACTCCCACCGTGTCCTGAGCGGCTCGCCCCAGCGCCGAGATGTGACTGGGTCGAGGCGGTTTGCTGGCATCTCCCGCTGCCCTCTCGCACTGGCCCTGGAGCCCAGCGAACGCCAGGGAGGTCAACACCTGAAGCAAGAAGCGGTGCTCTGCCCAGCGACAAGCCATGGTGCTGGGGATCTGCAATGACTGACTTTCTGAATCTCCCTCCTTCttcttcccccctctctctctctctctctatgcccCCTTTTAAGTTTGAGAAGCAGACCTACTTATCCTGACAGAATGACGGTAGCAgcattcccctcacactgggtATTCAGGAACCGAAAGCTGCAATCCTTTTGAACTGAGCGCTAGTTTAGGGAATGCTGGTGCAGTCCCttactgtttctctttctctatcgCCTGCAGCTAAGTCCCCTGCTCTCCTCACTGAATCTCCTGCTCTCCTCGGTCTTGTACTcagcacaataaaaaaaaacccaagatgTGGAACTTTCTTCCCACTCCAAcacccagagagagaaaaaaaacttttcattttaGGCGAAGGTACCGGTGACGAAATGTATCCACAAGCCAATCGGAGGTCAGACCCTTCCTGAGCCAGCCAATGAGCAGGTAGGGGATGGAGAAGGGGGCAAATGAGTGAGGATGTCCCCTTTAAGGGCCGGTCTCCAACCCATTGATGGCGAGCGGTCCTTTTAAATCCCCCAGGGGATATTGAGTGGAGCTCCGTAGGGAGATAGAAATATCAAGAACCATCCTTACACTGCGCCCTATACCGCCCTATCCCAAATTAAAATAACCATTgtgctgctttaaaaaaaaagccggTCCTTGTGTTTGCACTTTCAGAACAGAGACAAGTTATTTCTCTTTGCAATGACATTGATGTCTGTTGTCTATCAAAGAGGATGTTCCAGTGTCTGTTCTTGTAAAACAAAACCGTTTCTGCTGCGTGATGTTAAATGCGTCTTTGAAGGAATGCGATTTAAATCCCTTTTGTGGATTCGGGCGTATTTTCAGGAACTCGTTTCTGGGAAAGTCAGGAATGTTACTTTGGTGGGAGCTGGGAGTGTTGACACTATCTCGATGTGACCTGTTCCCACTCTCTGCCCCACATTGTCCACCGGCTCAGGGGCTGCTCAGGAGATGCAACATTACCCTCTGTGCGCTGACTCCTTTTATCGCCTGGGCGAGGTTACTGTTTCGATCAGTTGCAAatattcacatccttcccaatgggggaaaaaacatcACAAGCCAATTGGACATGTGGACATTTCATCCCATGTTGTCAGTCTTTCTCTTACGCTTCAAGGGTTAGGCTTTGAAAATGAGATCTGCTGGTCTGAAAGAAAGAATGTAACTTCATGTGGCATATCATTGAAATGACTAGATTTGAACAatttaaggagaaaaaaaaagagttctaCGCCAGCAATTGTTGCTCATCCTCGAAACATTGATAGGGATGGACATTCTTGAACCGCTGTGGTAAATAATGATCAAAGCGACctgaatattaatttaaaaaaaacacacacacgtTTATTTTTATTCCCAAATTGGACGGCATTGTCACTCTCATCCTTGTGATGTTAATTATATTGAGCTGTTCAAAGCTACACTTCTTGCTACAAAGCCCTGGGTATCTCAGCGTGCAGTTTTACATTTCAGCCCCTCAGCGTTCGGAGTCAGATTTGCAGTTCGATCTCACCCTGCAGCTCCTTCATCTGGTGCCTATCTAACATCTCCCCGCTCATGATTTTGTTTGCCTTGGCTTGGTTTCTGCTTCCCCAGCTAATTGCCATTTTGATTCAAGGTCCGAAAGAATCAACTCCCCGCAGGGATGAAACTCTGAAGCCATGGCTTTTGTTACGCCCTGACAACAAtattaacagagagagagagagagagaaaggattcCGATTCTCCCACTATTTTACCTGGTGTGCGGATTTGTATTTTTTTGCCCCTGTCAGGGACACTTCTCTGCTGTCCCTCCTGGAAAGTACAAGACCAGAGTTAATTTTCTGACAGCTCTCTaactcactcactgcacactgcaattctgatttttaatttgatATGGGTCAAATCCTTCCCGTGTTGACTATTTGTGACTATGATGGGAACGGTGTGTTTTAAATACAGACTGACTCAATAGTCATTTCTGAGTTTCCATCCAGATTGATAGGATACCGGACTCTTGACAGCAGTCGTCCATGTGAGACGTTGGGGCAGAATGAAGGCAAGTTTGAGGCATGAGCTCAGAGAACAAACATCCCTAATTTGGCACTGGACTGAAAATCTCTCTTATTTGGCAAATGGAAAACACACACCTggaataaagtcatagagtcatacagcatggaaacagatcattcaggcTAACTAGTTCACACGGAacatgttcctaaactaaactagtctaaATTGCCCCATATCCCTTATCTATCCGAATATCTTTTGAACTTATAACATACCCAACTCTtcctcatgccctttttaaatctttctcctctcatcttaaaaatatgcccctagttttgaactccctcaccttatggtaaagaccttgtctatgccattcatgattttataaaactcaataaggtcatccctcaacctcctaggttccagtgaaagaagtcccagcctatttttataaagcaaacccttcattcctggcaacatcttggtaaatcttttctaagccctctccagtttaatagtatccttcctataacagggtgaccagtaGTGCATGCAGtaccccagaagaggcctcaccaatatctgtgtaacctcaacatgacatcctaactttctatattcataggtctgagcaatgaaggccagcatgctaaatgcctttttaaccaccctgacACAAATATCAAAGAATTGTACACCGGAACCCCTAggactctaccattaattgtatatgtcctaaccttgtctgttttaccaaaatgcaaggcctctcatttatccacattaaactctatctgccaatcctcagctcattgaccctATTTATtaagatctctttgcaatcttagataagCTTCTTCATTGTCAACTATACCacaaatgttggtgtcatctgcaaactgactaaacatgcctcctaaattctcatccaatcatttatataaatgacaaacaaaagtggaccctgtaccaatccctgtggaacagcactgatgacaggccttcagtctgaaaaataaccctccacccccaccctctgtctcctaccataaagccacttttgtattcaatggGCAAGTGGGCTAAAGCACATTGtatatgtagagtcatagagtcatagtcatacaggatggaaacagaccctttggtctaaccagtccatgccgaacataatcccaaacatttcttaagAGAGGTACTCTTCACTTGTGAAGACTATGACTTGCTTTGTTATTTTCACTTTCCTCTTTGCTGAGAAATTTACACAAAAACTTTTGCATAAGGccaaaaaatacagtgaaataaaaacagaatgtgctggagaaactctggaaCTGGCCAAGAGAATAATTGAACTCAaagttaacactgtttctctttccacagatggtgccagacctgttgagtttctccagcagataTAGTtcctacagtattttgcttccaTTAAAGAATTATATATTATTGAGCTATCAATGAAGAATATTACATGTATTGGAACAGAAGAACCCcttttaaataaatacatttataaTTGCTTGTATCAATTCTCAAGTGAGATATTGTCATTCAAGAATGACTTCCAAAATGTTAGTCTTTAATTATCTTATACTGGACAGTAAGAGTTGCTTTGAACTGTGAAGTTCTTCTTGCTTGGTTT includes the following:
- the gdf10a gene encoding growth/differentiation factor 10, which encodes MACRWAEHRFLLQVLTSLAFAGLQGQCERAAGDASKPPRPSHISALGRAAQDTVGVHMLKLYEKYQREGNRPRDGNTVRSFKAREEIIDHQILYYFNLTSIQESELILVATLHFFVQKRWRNRHISCKNSKDAPCLSLHKSQPVELSFTSSSPSSPWEKLLGNLTVTPQRRGAWCLNDISQIVKGARRQDRLLLSAQLDFGEKVQSPTPASHLPYILIYANDLAISEPNSVGLTLQRYGPFPSNEEEASPSPNASRDSRVRRETYFSSPSLQNNELPGVEYSQYHKHDLWGNAERSLKPKVARKERRRKEQEASKHQVLRSQVLSFDEKTMRKARRRQWNEPRTCSRRYLKVDFADIGWSEWIISPKSFDAYYCAGACEFPMPKVVRPSNHATIQSIVKAVGIIPGIPEPCCVPDKMNALSVLFFDESKNVVLKVYPNMSVETCACR